In Rhizophagus irregularis chromosome 12, complete sequence, a single window of DNA contains:
- a CDS encoding ATP-dependent RNA helicase dbp2 has product MSYSSNYGAPGVPAPPGTLYNTANSTSTYNGSSTAPPSSSTYGNGGSSYTSGTYKNSSSYNSSSYSSSSRYGNDRGVDRSYDDRSRRDRKEYDTRSSSYRDRSPTYDSYGGRDRYTSSSYRPGGSNSYSNDRMSNLGSGLVKQEWDFSKLHKFEKNFYREHPNVVSRSMIEVEEYRKFHDMKVFGRDIPKPVETFEEANFPAYVLKEVLDLGFKAPTPIQSQGWPMALSGRDVVGIAETGSGKTLAYCLPAIVHINAQPFLEPGDGPIVLILAPTRELAVQIQQECTKFGKSSKIKNTCVYGGVPKGPQSRELSQGVEICIATPGRLIDMLESRRTNLRRVTYLVLDEADRMLDMGFEPQIRKIVDQIRPDRQTLMWSATWPKEVKKLAEDYLHDFIQVNIGSLDLSASHNITQIVEVCAEYEKRAKLVKHLERIMDQKDNKTLIFTGTKRTADEITKYLRQDGWPALAIHGDKAQSERDWVLSEFRSGKSPIMVATDVASRGIGPPIKMPAVAAGRKYVKDVKLVINYDFPTNVEDYVHRIGRTGRGGAKGSATTFFTMDNAKQAKDLVNILREANQEVDPKLADLAKIAAANVNSGRGRYSGRYTNTSSRSRW; this is encoded by the exons ATGTCCTATAGTTCTAATTACGGTGCTCCAGGTGTTCCTGCTCCTCCAGGAACATTGTATAATACAGCTAACTCCACTTCTACTTATAATGGTAGTAGTACGGCTCCACCGTCGTCTTCAACTTATGGCAACGGTGGATCATCCTATACGAGTGGTACTTATAAGAATTCTTCTAGTTATAATTCTTCATCTTATTCTTCGTCTTCAAGATATGGAAACGATCGTGGTGTAGATCGTTCTTATGATGATCGTAGTCGAAGAGATCGTAAGGA ATATGATACTCGCAGCTCTAGTTATCGAGACCGTAGTCCAACCTATGATAGTTATGGAGGTCGAGACCGTTATACGTCATCGAGCTATCGTCCGGGAGGAAGTAATTCCTATTCAAATGATCGTATGTCAAACCTCGGATCGGGTTTGGTTAAGCAGGAGTGGGATTTCTCTAAACTTCATAAATtcgaaaagaatttttatcgTGAACATCCGAATGTCGTTTCACGATCGATGATCGAAGTAGAGGAGTACCGTAAATTTCATGACATGAAAGTCTTTGGTCGTGACATTCCTAAACCAGTAGAGACTTTTGAAGAGGCTAATTTTCCAG cttATGTTTTGAAAGAGGTTTTAGATCTTGGATTTAAAGCTCCCACACCGATTCAATCTCAAGGATGGCCAATGGCACTTTCTGGACGTGATGTTGTAGGTATAGCTGAAACTGGATCTGGTAAAACTTTAGCTTATTGTTTACCGGCAATCGTGCATATCAATGCTCAACCATTTCTTGAACCTGGCGATGGTCCAATTGTTTTGATTCTTGCTCCTACACGTGAGTTGGCTGTGCAAATCCAGCAAGAGTGTACAAAATTTGGCAAATCTTCAAAGATCAAGAATACCTGTGTATATGGTGGTGTGCCTAAAGGACCTCAGTCTCGTGAATTGTCACAGGGTGTTGAAATTTGCATAGCAACACCTGGTCGCTTAATAGATATGTTAGAATCTAGACGAACAAATCTTCGTCGAGTTACTTACCTTGTTCTAGATGAAGCGGATCGCATGTTAGATATGGGATTTGAACCTCAAATTCGTAAGATAGTTGACCAAATTCGGCCAGATAGACAAACACTTATGTGGAGTGCAACTTGGCCAAAAGAAGTTAAAAAACTTGCCGAAGATTATCTTCACGATTTTATTCAGGTGAACATTGGTTCATTGGATTTATCGGCAAGTCATAATATCACGCAGATAGTCGAAGTTTGTGCAGAATATGAGAAGAGGGCAAA attgGTCAAACATCTCGAAAGAATTATGGatcaaaaagataataaaacgTTGATCTTCACTGGAACCAAGCGCACGGCGGAcgaaattactaaatatttacGTCAAGATGGTTGGCCAGCGCTTGCAATTCATGGCGACAAGGCTCAGAGTGAACGTGACTGGGTTTTAAGTGAATTTCGAAGTGGAAAATCTCCAATTATGGTTGCTACTGATGTTGCATCTAGAGGAATTG GTCCCCCCATAAAAATGCCAGCAGTAGCCGCGGGCAGAAAGT ACGTTAAAGATGTTAAGCTTGTTATCAATTATGATTTTCCTACTAATGTAGAG gATTATGTTCATCGTATTGGACGAACAGGGCGTGGTGGTGCAAAAGGCTCTGCTACAACGTTCTTCACAATGGATAATGCTAAACAAGCTAAAGATTTGGTGAATATATTACGCGAAGCTAACCAAGAAGTAGATCCAAAGTTGGCAGATTTAGCAAAAATTGCTGCTGCCAACGTTAATAGTG GACGAGGAAGGTATAGTGGACGTTATACTAACACCAGTAGTCGCTCTCGTTGGTAA